One region of Streptomyces subrutilus genomic DNA includes:
- a CDS encoding acyl-ACP desaturase, whose product MTITSPHLGSSEAWTDAKLLFALEEVVEKELNRHLKVTKDWMPHEYVPWSDGRNFPGFFEDGEAWDPRQSKVTDIGKIALVVNLLTEDNLPSYHHEIASLFGRNGAWGTWVHRWTAEEGRHGIVMRDYLLASRAVDPDKLEAFRMQHMSEGFESDNRHSMLHSVAYVAFQELATRISHRNTGHQSGDPVCDRMLARIAQDENLHMVFYRNLLGAAFELAPDLTMQAVRDVVVNFRMPGHGMPGFERMAAQMAIGGVYNLRIHHDDVLSPVIRFLKIMDIDGLGPEGQKAQEKLGLFMNGLDSEARKFDERLAARAARIAARQG is encoded by the coding sequence GTGACGATCACCTCTCCCCACCTCGGCAGCTCTGAGGCGTGGACCGACGCCAAGCTGCTGTTCGCGCTGGAAGAGGTGGTCGAGAAGGAACTCAACCGCCATCTGAAGGTCACCAAGGACTGGATGCCCCACGAGTACGTCCCGTGGAGCGACGGCCGGAACTTCCCGGGCTTCTTCGAGGACGGCGAGGCCTGGGACCCGCGGCAGTCCAAGGTCACCGACATCGGCAAGATCGCGCTGGTCGTGAACCTGCTGACCGAGGACAACCTCCCCAGCTACCACCACGAGATCGCCAGCCTCTTCGGGCGCAACGGCGCCTGGGGCACCTGGGTGCACCGCTGGACGGCCGAGGAGGGCCGCCACGGCATCGTGATGCGCGACTACCTGCTGGCCTCGCGCGCCGTGGACCCGGACAAGCTGGAAGCGTTCCGGATGCAGCACATGTCGGAGGGCTTCGAGTCCGACAACCGCCACTCCATGCTGCACTCGGTGGCGTACGTGGCCTTCCAGGAGCTCGCCACCCGCATCTCGCACCGCAACACCGGCCACCAGTCCGGTGACCCCGTGTGCGACCGGATGCTGGCGCGCATCGCGCAGGACGAGAACCTGCACATGGTCTTCTACCGCAACCTGCTGGGCGCCGCCTTCGAGCTCGCCCCGGACCTGACCATGCAGGCCGTGCGGGACGTCGTGGTCAACTTCCGGATGCCCGGACACGGCATGCCCGGCTTCGAGCGGATGGCCGCGCAGATGGCGATCGGCGGGGTCTACAACCTGCGGATCCACCACGACGACGTGCTGAGCCCCGTGATCCGCTTCCTGAAGATCATGGACATCGACGGCCTGGGCCCGGAGGGCCAGAAGGCCCAGGAGAAGCTCGGCCTGTTCATGAACGGCCTGGACTCCGAGGCCCGCAAGTTCGACGAGCGCCTGGCCGCCCGCGCGGCCCGCATCGCGGCCCGCCAGGGCTGA
- a CDS encoding WhiB family transcriptional regulator, with the protein MSMNTAAATATAWYDLALCAQTGPGFFFPEPGSSLRDAKRLCGACEGRTACLEYALTHDERFGVWGGLSESERQALRPRRG; encoded by the coding sequence ATGTCGATGAACACCGCTGCCGCCACCGCCACCGCCTGGTACGACCTCGCCCTGTGCGCCCAGACGGGCCCGGGCTTCTTCTTCCCGGAGCCGGGATCTTCGCTGCGCGACGCGAAGCGGCTGTGCGGGGCGTGCGAGGGGCGGACGGCATGCCTGGAGTACGCCCTAACCCACGACGAGCGCTTCGGCGTCTGGGGCGGCCTCTCGGAGTCCGAGCGCCAGGCCCTGCGGCCCCGCCGCGGCTGA